One genomic segment of Helicobacter enhydrae includes these proteins:
- a CDS encoding glycosyltransferase family 25 protein yields the protein MIKAYIINLKSATHRKEEMERQIAQIDGIEFCFFDAISYEDERFLHYRKYWDWDFFTKLYRGKALTLGEKACFSSHYALWEKCVRMQEKILVLEDDVVFSQDFAKQIQHLFEDEELNFLRLMPYFEKRSFEFKKGIRQTFDSICGTQGYILSPIAASLFLQKAKIWFCPVDNYIDKPFLHNVPNLFVVPSLITENQDMQSCIDADKMGESRKAKIPIYYKISKEFLNLLEKIWRYIYVCQNNAR from the coding sequence GTGATTAAAGCCTATATCATCAATTTAAAAAGTGCAACTCATCGCAAAGAAGAGATGGAGCGTCAAATTGCTCAAATTGATGGGATAGAATTTTGTTTCTTTGATGCAATCTCTTATGAAGATGAGCGATTTTTGCATTATCGCAAATATTGGGATTGGGATTTTTTCACAAAACTTTATCGTGGGAAAGCTCTGACTTTGGGAGAAAAAGCCTGTTTTTCTTCGCATTATGCTTTGTGGGAAAAATGTGTGCGTATGCAAGAGAAGATTCTAGTTTTAGAAGATGATGTTGTATTTTCACAAGATTTTGCAAAACAAATTCAGCACTTGTTTGAAGATGAGGAATTGAATTTTTTGCGTTTAATGCCTTATTTTGAGAAAAGAAGTTTTGAATTCAAAAAAGGAATCCGCCAAACTTTTGATAGTATTTGTGGGACACAAGGATATATTTTGTCCCCCATTGCAGCTTCACTTTTTTTACAAAAAGCAAAGATTTGGTTTTGTCCTGTGGATAATTATATAGATAAACCTTTTTTGCACAATGTCCCAAATCTTTTTGTTGTGCCTAGTTTGATCACAGAAAATCAAGATATGCAATCTTGCATTGATGCTGATAAAATGGGTGAGAGCAGAAAGGCAAAGATCCCAATCTATTATAAAATCTCAAAAGAGTTCCTAAATTTATTAGAGAAAATTTGGAGGTATATTTATGTTTGTCAAAACAATGCGAGATGA
- a CDS encoding O-antigen ligase family protein, translating into MFVKTMRDDKLSLLLTLIFSALCLLTAYRSMSMIAEVLLFIVLGIVYFKKSSIKEELNQREKLFIFAFIGFFVSALTSWIVGSGWELRSVRNPSMPSLIDLDLPSKYLLGALVFLLCVRLKWCLSPKVFGYAIGLGAMVNGCIAIYQHYQLGYSRVYGWSGIAEMAEASALLAVLNLVLFVFASCKKERIFYFVAIFLACLACIFSGTRGSILGFVVTFLFVGVMIFWKKRELLPIFFVGVLAGGLAFVPSLTLEQRQDTMRFDSAENDLKQYMQGNAHTSIGMRFEMWKEAIVMFQMAPFFGLTSAEIEKKMPEILQRSGSALVGIKKANPNNDARGKKHNQILNQAAKKGIVGVIALLLVWFASFRLFTPFLNTSGNSLIFSFCGVSILFYLIFPSLVGEPWESNVTLPLVTLLICAFYKIQKGQKIGY; encoded by the coding sequence ATGTTTGTCAAAACAATGCGAGATGACAAATTAAGTTTGCTTTTAACATTGATTTTTTCTGCTTTATGTTTATTGACGGCTTATCGCTCTATGAGTATGATTGCTGAAGTGCTATTGTTCATTGTTTTAGGGATTGTCTATTTCAAAAAATCTAGCATCAAAGAAGAGCTCAATCAGCGAGAGAAATTATTTATTTTTGCTTTTATTGGCTTTTTTGTAAGTGCTTTGACTTCTTGGATTGTTGGGAGTGGTTGGGAATTGAGAAGTGTAAGAAATCCTAGTATGCCCTCATTGATAGATTTGGATTTACCTTCTAAATATTTATTGGGAGCATTGGTTTTTTTGCTGTGCGTTAGGCTCAAATGGTGTTTGTCTCCCAAGGTTTTTGGTTATGCAATTGGGTTGGGTGCAATGGTGAATGGGTGCATTGCAATCTATCAGCATTATCAACTTGGATATTCGAGGGTTTATGGTTGGAGTGGGATTGCAGAAATGGCAGAGGCTTCGGCATTACTTGCGGTGTTGAATCTTGTGTTGTTTGTATTTGCAAGTTGCAAAAAAGAACGCATTTTTTATTTTGTCGCTATTTTTTTGGCTTGTTTGGCTTGTATTTTCTCAGGCACGCGTGGATCGATTTTGGGATTTGTTGTGACTTTTCTTTTTGTTGGTGTGATGATTTTTTGGAAAAAAAGAGAATTATTGCCAATCTTTTTTGTTGGGGTATTGGCTGGAGGATTGGCATTTGTGCCTAGTTTGACACTAGAGCAAAGACAAGACACGATGAGGTTTGATAGTGCTGAAAATGATTTGAAACAATATATGCAGGGCAATGCCCATACGAGTATTGGTATGCGATTTGAGATGTGGAAAGAGGCGATTGTTATGTTTCAAATGGCACCCTTTTTTGGTTTGACTTCTGCTGAAATTGAAAAAAAAATGCCTGAAATTTTGCAAAGAAGTGGAAGTGCTTTGGTAGGTATCAAGAAAGCTAATCCCAACAATGATGCAAGAGGCAAAAAGCACAATCAGATTCTTAATCAAGCAGCCAAAAAGGGGATTGTTGGTGTGATAGCACTCCTTTTGGTTTGGTTTGCTTCTTTTAGGCTTTTTACACCTTTTTTGAATACAAGTGGCAATAGCTTGATTTTTTCATTTTGTGGGGTTTCAATACTCTTTTATTTGATTTTTCCTAGCTTGGTAGGAGAGCCTTGGGAATCTAATGTAACTCTTCCATTGGTGACACTTTTGATTTGTGCTTTTTATAAGATTCAAAAAGGACAAAAAATTGGCTATTAA
- a CDS encoding glycosyltransferase family 2 protein — translation MAIKISVTILAKNAQKTLKECLQSVKDFDEVILLDNQSTDKTQEIAKEFANVRIFESEFLGFGALKNLAISYARNDWILSLDSDEVLEDALIDTIKMLKLQKGQYYSFLRKNCYGREWIKGCGWHPDWVKRIFCKQEIKFKNDLVHEGLEIPKECVEVRLKQGGIRHYTTESIEMICAKMNRYTTLSAKKMCSNGKNGGIWRGVVRFVFVFIRDYCFRSGWKYGYKGFIIAWFNASGSMLKYMKTYEMKRNED, via the coding sequence TTGGCTATTAAAATTTCAGTCACAATTCTTGCAAAAAATGCTCAAAAAACACTCAAAGAATGCTTGCAAAGTGTTAAGGATTTTGATGAAGTGATTTTGTTGGATAACCAAAGCACAGATAAGACGCAAGAAATTGCTAAAGAGTTTGCAAATGTTAGAATCTTTGAGAGTGAATTTCTTGGTTTTGGTGCTTTAAAAAATTTGGCAATCAGTTATGCAAGAAATGATTGGATTCTCTCGCTTGATAGTGACGAAGTATTAGAAGATGCACTCATTGATACAATCAAAATGCTTAAATTACAAAAAGGGCAATATTATTCTTTTTTGCGTAAGAATTGCTATGGCAGAGAATGGATTAAGGGCTGTGGTTGGCATCCTGATTGGGTGAAGAGAATTTTTTGTAAGCAAGAAATAAAGTTTAAAAATGATTTGGTGCATGAGGGGCTTGAGATTCCAAAAGAATGTGTAGAAGTGCGACTAAAACAAGGGGGGATTAGGCATTATACAACAGAGAGTATTGAAATGATTTGTGCAAAAATGAATCGTTATACAACATTGAGTGCTAAAAAGATGTGCTCTAATGGAAAAAATGGGGGAATTTGGAGAGGAGTGGTGCGATTTGTTTTTGTTTTTATTAGAGATTATTGTTTTAGATCTGGCTGGAAATATGGATATAAGGGCTTTATTATTGCTTGGTTTAATGCAAGTGGCTCGATGCTAAAATATATGAAAACTTATGAAATGAAAAGAAATGAAGATTAG